Part of the Desulfobacterales bacterium genome, TATGAAACGAGCGATCTTTTTGAAGGTGCGGCTTTTAAAGTGCGCACACGGCTCCACGATCAGGAAGTTATCAGCTGGATCGACAATCTGAGTCGGCCGGTACTGGAAATGTCCCAGGGCGGTGTCATCATCTCTTATCTTGAAAATAAACGGACTGCCCAAAAATATCTGACCCAGGCTGCCTTTAACAAAGACGAAAATCTGCTGAATTTCAGCCTGATAAAAGCCGATCTCGGGAGTTATGCACCGGAACAGATCATTTCCCTGGATGTCGTGATATCCGTTCCGGACAAAACCTTCATCCTGCCGAACGACGAGCGCCAGCAATGCGTTTTACGTGAAAATAGTCAGCATTGCCGGATTCGCTCTGCAACTTCGGCAAATGATTCCCAGGAAAAAAAGACGGAAGACCACGAACGATTTTTAGTTCCTTCCATCGCAATTCCCAGCAGCCACGCGCACATCCGCAATACAGCCGCAGAAATTGCGTCAACAGCCCGCACCCCTTTTGAACAGGTCCGGCTGCTGATTGATTGGATTGATCAGAACATTCAACAGGAAGCAGTGGACGTGTTTTCCGCTCTGGATGTTCTGGAAGGCAGAAAAGCGGAGTGCCAGGGCCATGCCTATCTGTATACTGCGTTTGCAAGATCTCTTGGCATTCCCTCACGGGTTGTCAATGGAATTGTATATTCAAAATTTTATAAGGGATTTTTATATCACACCTGGTCCGAGAGCCATCTGGGGGGGCAGTGGGTTGCAATAGACCCCACTTTTGCTCAGCTCCCGGCCGATGCCACGCACATCAAGTTCATGGAAGGGGAAACATTATCGGACCTGCTGCCGCTGGTCCATCTGATCGGCAAAGTTCAATTGCGGATCGTCGCTTTAAATAATTTATAAAAGCACTGCTAAACCCCTGTCCCGAACTTGATTTTTTATAAAAACAAGATAAAATAATCATAGATTTCCATTGGCGTGGAAAACGATTTTGTATTTGCGCCCTTAAAATCTTTTTTCAAAAAGGAGGTTTACAATGCCCAGATACGAATTTATATGTGAGCCATGCAATAAATCTTTTAATCTGGATATGAAAATTTCTGATTACGAAAAGAAAAAATTCAAATGCCCCAAATGCAAGGGTCTAAAAGTTAAACAGCAGGTCACATCGTTTCAAACGGTTACTTCCAAAAAAAGCTAGCAGACCCGATTGAATCGCAACAGCGGGCGCATTCCCCGTCCCGCCTGAGCGGGACGGCAGGGTTCTTTATAACCCCCCCGGTCTCCTGACCATCCAGCTGAAAACCACGCCTCCTTTTTTTGCTTAATTTCGGTGCCGGCCCTGGAAAATACAGAGGCTATTCCTTCAGGACGGGAGCATCTTTTTTTTCATCATACCACCAAACAAGCGACTGAAGTCTTTAAAATAATTGACACTGGGGCTGCTTTTGAATTAATATATACAAGTTTTTTGGAAAGATCGGCAGGCGCCAGCGGTTTGAACCGCAACAGCGAGGGGATTTCCCGTAACACGACACGGGTGTGCGGGGTTCTTCAATAACGGCAGCTTGTCTGGTCAGTGAATGAACCGAAACCGATAGACGCACTTTATTAGGGAATCCGATGAGAAAATCTTTTTGGTGCTGGGCCGGGTGGTTCCTGTTTCTTTTAATACTGGATTTTTCGCTTCCGTTTGCATTTTTGAAGAATATCCCCACCGTCATGGGAAGTTTTCTGTTCTGGTTGGTGTGGATCGCCGTGGCCATCATCAGCATGTTTATCATGTTTTTACAGTGGCAAGACAATGAATCTTGAAAGGGCAGTATTTACGCAATGAATAATGATACGTTAACCTCCTGGGTGGCGCTCCTGTGTTATGTGCTGATCGGTATTGCGGTGGCGGTCTTTGCCAGAAAACCGATGGGCGCAGGCATGAACGAATTTTTCCTGGCCAACCGGCAGCTTGGCGGCTTTATTGCGGCTTTGACCTATGCGGCCACGACTTACAGTGCCTTTATGATGGTGGGCCTGGCCGGTTTGACGTATAAATTGGGGGTAGGGGCCCTGGGCTTTGAGCTCACTTACCTTTGCGGTCTTGTATTGGTGGTATTTTTCGGTCCGCGCTTTTGGCTGGTGGGTCGAAAGTTTGATTACCTTACCCATGCACAACTCCTGGCCGACCGCTACGATAACCGGGCGGTGGGCATCATCGCAACGCTTTTATGCCTGATATTTTTAATACCCTATGCCGCGATTCAACTGATGGGTATCGGTTATCTGCTGGAAGGCGTTACCAGGGGTTCGATCCCGATCACGGTTGCCATGGCGATTGCAACATTCCTGGCCATCATCTGGTCCAACATTGCCGGTCTTCGTTCGGTGGCATGGACCGACGCCCTCCAGGCCGTCATTATGCTGGTGACATCCGTTGTCACCCTCTGTTTTGTCGTCTATAAAGGCTTCGGTGGGTTCGGCGGGTTCTTCATTCGGATGAATCAGGATATTCCCCAATTGCTGGCCGGACCGGGATTGTTCCAGTTCCAGGTTTTTCTGGGGCTGTCTCTGCCCTGGATGTTTTTTTCACTTTCGAATCCCCAGGTAACCCAACGGCTTTTTGTTCCGAAATCCGTTGCCGCCTTTAAACAGATGATCGCCGGGTTTCTGATATTCGGATTAATTTATACGGTCGTTTCGGTCTTGTGGGGTTTCAGCGCCCGGCTGCTGATGCCGGGCTTATCTTCGCCGGATCTGGCAACCCCGGCGCTTTTGGGGCTGTC contains:
- a CDS encoding sodium:solute symporter family protein; translated protein: MNNDTLTSWVALLCYVLIGIAVAVFARKPMGAGMNEFFLANRQLGGFIAALTYAATTYSAFMMVGLAGLTYKLGVGALGFELTYLCGLVLVVFFGPRFWLVGRKFDYLTHAQLLADRYDNRAVGIIATLLCLIFLIPYAAIQLMGIGYLLEGVTRGSIPITVAMAIATFLAIIWSNIAGLRSVAWTDALQAVIMLVTSVVTLCFVVYKGFGGFGGFFIRMNQDIPQLLAGPGLFQFQVFLGLSLPWMFFSLSNPQVTQRLFVPKSVAAFKQMIAGFLIFGLIYTVVSVLWGFSARLLMPGLSSPDLATPALLGLSIIPRLLVLIVMVGILSAAISTIDSILLSLASMCTRDLLKNGFKADLSEKSELRAGKYIIPVLAAIFFVFAYWAQGKKGLAFMIAPLSAAASAGLLMAVPAIVGAFFWRRATAAGALSSMIMGAVLVLFLQFTGSKPLGIWPGVWGFMVCTVLFVGVSLMTRAPEEKAQIFMDYLDETLPRHRFL
- a CDS encoding transglutaminase domain-containing protein, giving the protein MIASEAVFRIRFLMVDKKINLTSHDRVGGDLTLKRFVYDYVLDESTLKLNGQLVDDRLEVEVISRGQTLRESFRLDQKLYPTSAVGLYPVLHGLAVGRTYTYNVYDGQTQTIAPVHQEVLAYETSDLFEGAAFKVRTRLHDQEVISWIDNLSRPVLEMSQGGVIISYLENKRTAQKYLTQAAFNKDENLLNFSLIKADLGSYAPEQIISLDVVISVPDKTFILPNDERQQCVLRENSQHCRIRSATSANDSQEKKTEDHERFLVPSIAIPSSHAHIRNTAAEIASTARTPFEQVRLLIDWIDQNIQQEAVDVFSALDVLEGRKAECQGHAYLYTAFARSLGIPSRVVNGIVYSKFYKGFLYHTWSESHLGGQWVAIDPTFAQLPADATHIKFMEGETLSDLLPLVHLIGKVQLRIVALNNL